The Musa acuminata AAA Group cultivar baxijiao chromosome BXJ2-2, Cavendish_Baxijiao_AAA, whole genome shotgun sequence genome contains the following window.
GAACAAAAAGACCAAATTTAGTTAATAAATTGAATATAAAAACACTTTCAAAATCTGTTTTAATTTCCAAAGTTCGCAACCACTTGAGGTAAGACGGAATCACAACACGTGATGAGATCGGATGGATTGGGATGGGCACAGATTGTTACAACCGGACCCGACCAGAAAAGCTGACGCCAGCAGAAGCTTTGCCAAACCAGAAAATGAACACGTTTCGTTTGCTCATAGGCTGATTCCATGTATCGCACGCAGTCCCGGCAGTCGATCCTGTCGACGGTGGTCAGTGGCATAGTAACCCCGTCGTCAAACCTTCTGGAAGGTCAACATGACAGCGGAGCGAGGAACTCCAACACTTCAAGCAAGACGGTAGTTAGAGGAAGACCGAAGGAAGCCCGACGCGATTCGCATCTCGGAACGCCGCGGGAGGTCGTGGCGGCCCCTCCCCCATGGAAATCTTGGGGTAAGAATCGAGTTTAGAAGCCATTTTCCGATCGATATGCATAGAATCAGCAGGATTTGTTTCCGCTTTGAAAGGATTTATATCACTGAGACCCCTTTTCTTCCATCCCGATCAAAATTCGATTAGCTTTGTCTGAGTTGAATATCTCCTCGAAAGCGTTCTTCTTTGGTTTTTGTTTCGGTTTGCATTTTCGCTCGAGGTGAGAATTTTTCCCCGTCGACAGCTGAATCGAGTAGATTCAGTGTCTATCGGTCGAAATAAGAACATTTtacgttcttttttcttttccctgAGTAGATTTGAGGCCCTCTGTTGGATATCGATCGGGTGTTCTCTTTTTCTAGGAGTGCTGAGGCAAATTGGATCGCTACgggtcgaaatctacaagaaaaatAGAATTCTTGAACTTGGAAAGAAGCAATTTCGTGTGATTGGAGGAAGCAATCATACAAGAACTGGAGTTCTGCTACTATTAACGAGAGATTAGGGACAAATGGGGAAAGGAGGAGGTTGCTTCCCGAGCAAGAGGCGGCAGCGAGGGCCAGGGATAGCCTCAGATAAAGCAACCACCGTTGAGAGCAACGCTCACGTCCCCGCCCAGGAGAAGACCGAAGGCAGTGCAGAGATCGTCGAACCTGCTGTACCGCCGCTGGCCGTGGAGCGCAAGCTCAAGATCTTCATCGTGTTCTACTCCATGTACGGCCACGTTGAGGCCCTCGCAAAGCAGATTAAGAAGGGGGTGGATGGCACCGAAGGTGTGGAGGGTGTCCTGTATCGTGTTGCAGAGACCCTCCCATCGGACGTCTTGGAGAAGATGCTTGCTCCTCCCAAGGATCCAGCAATTCCAGTGATAGCTGCCTCAGAGCTGGCCGACGCAGATGGGATACTGTTCGGGTTTCCGACGAGGTATGGGTGCATGGCAGCTCAGATCAAGGCATTCTTTGATTCTACTGGACAGCTATGGAGGGAGCAGAAGCTCGCAGGGAAGCCTGCCGGACTCTTCGTGAGCACTGGGACACAAGGAGGAGGGCAAGAAACCACTGCGTAAGATCATCTCTCCCATTCGTTTCTGTCTGATACACTTTGAATGTTAATCTGTGTCTAATACGATACATTTGTTTATCATTTTACTTTGGACAGTTGGACTGCAATCACCCAATTGGCACATCATGGAATGCTCTTCGTTCCTGTTGGATACACCTTCGGAGCTGATATGTTCAAGATGGATGAACTCAGAGGTGGTTCTCCATATGGTGCTGGTACTTTTGCTGGAGATGGCACGAGGCAACCTACCGAAGTGGAGCTCGCTCTTGCTGAGTACCAGGGGAAGTATATGGCTTCCATAGTCAAGAGACTGAATTATACATGATTTATCTGCTCATAATCTCTACTAGCAGACTGTGATTCCCAGACCTTTGTCGTCGTGTATTATCTGCTTTTTCTTTGTGTTTTCTGATGTAGTTATATTTTGTATTTGAATATTGTTTGTGTCCAAAAAACAGATTCATATGCTCTGTTTATTAGCTCCATGTATTCTGCCTGTGTTTTGCAGAGCACTGTTCTTGGACGTGTTTATGTGCTCGTGGTTCTTCCTCTCTGCTTCCACGGGATGAACAAAAGATCGGAGAAGATTAATAGGTTTTATCATAGCTAAGATTCATGAAGTGTCAGATCGATCATCAACTAATCAAACTAAACACTTACTCGGAAAGTTCATCTCCCAAACTGCTCGAATTCCTTTGGACTTTTCCACCCGACATCAATCCAAACACGCTCGATGTTACTCTCATACAGTTCATGTAGCTTCCTCGGCATCACAAAATCTACACTGTAACTATACCTTCGCTTCACCATGCAATAGTAGTGTATCGATCCCCTAGACGAGCCTCGCGTGGGGAAGTAGATCCTGTTGCCCATCTCCTTCGACGGAGCCATCGCCATGTGCGCCGCCCCCGCACTGATGTAGATCGTCCGGTTCCCCAACATCTCGATCTCCTCCGTGGCCCCCGCCCGGCgcaacttgaacaccctcacgtgCCTTCGTCGCGCACTGACGAAGACCATGTAGAGGCCTCCGTCGAACTCGGCAAGGTAATGCCGGCCGGCTTCTGTCCCCTCCGACAACATCAGCTCCCTGGCCGCCGGCATGTCGCGGACGGACCACTTCTTGTCGGCTGCGTCGAGGGTGCCCAGCTGCCCGTCTTGGCAGAGGCAATGGAAGTGGCGGCCGCACGGCACGAGGTTCGACTTGTACTTGATCCTCGTCCCGTGGAGT
Protein-coding sequences here:
- the LOC103975996 gene encoding probable NAD(P)H dehydrogenase (quinone) FQR1-like 1; amino-acid sequence: MGKGGGCFPSKRRQRGPGIASDKATTVESNAHVPAQEKTEGSAEIVEPAVPPLAVERKLKIFIVFYSMYGHVEALAKQIKKGVDGTEGVEGVLYRVAETLPSDVLEKMLAPPKDPAIPVIAASELADADGILFGFPTRYGCMAAQIKAFFDSTGQLWREQKLAGKPAGLFVSTGTQGGGQETTAWTAITQLAHHGMLFVPVGYTFGADMFKMDELRGGSPYGAGTFAGDGTRQPTEVELALAEYQGKYMASIVKRLNYT